In a genomic window of Flavobacterium crassostreae:
- a CDS encoding T9SS type A sorting domain-containing protein, with the protein MKQKKVRWSVLLLGIGLTMQAQQTTNATGNNALGSGGTASYSVGQIVYTTNTDTAGSIAQGVQQPYEIAVVLGLDNHHFIDLELAAYPNPTADYLILNTGKLELTTLQLQLYSSVGKLIENRKIASNSEKINLEHLPKGIYFLKVNNNNQETKTFKIIKK; encoded by the coding sequence ATGAAACAAAAAAAAGTACGATGGAGTGTTTTGCTGTTAGGTATTGGGTTAACAATGCAAGCACAACAGACCACAAATGCAACCGGTAACAATGCCTTGGGTAGCGGAGGTACAGCTTCTTATTCCGTAGGGCAAATTGTATATACTACCAATACCGACACAGCAGGCTCAATAGCACAAGGAGTACAACAACCTTATGAAATAGCTGTTGTATTGGGTTTAGATAATCATCATTTTATTGATTTAGAGCTAGCAGCTTATCCTAACCCAACGGCAGATTATTTAATTCTCAATACTGGAAAATTAGAACTTACAACCTTACAGTTACAACTTTACAGCTCCGTAGGAAAACTAATCGAAAACAGAAAAATAGCTAGCAACTCCGAGAAAATAAATTTAGAACACTTGCCTAAGGGTATCTACTTTTTAAAAGTAAACAACAATAACCAAGAAACAAAAACCTTTAAAATTATTAAAAAATAA